From Centroberyx gerrardi isolate f3 chromosome 10, fCenGer3.hap1.cur.20231027, whole genome shotgun sequence:
TCATTCTCATAGACTACAATAATATACCACAATGTCCATGATCTCCTTGTGAAGGCAAATGACAACTGACAAACTTTAACCAGTGGCAGGGTGAGATTATCATATCACCCACCCCTAGTGAGAACAGAAGCAGTTTCAGGCACCGTTTTTGCTTAAAGGCACCTCAGCAAAGAAGTGCTCTGTAGTTGTGGTATGTTACTGACTTGTAGTTGAAGTTTATTAGACTCTGGAGAATTAGAATATTAGAATAGATCAGGATATATTCAGTAAATTAGAATATATTAATGAATTTGTATAGATGAGGCTGAATTTCACTTGTGTGTCCACtgtcatgattttttttgtgtcttggTAGCTCCAGAGTGAATGTTTCTGAAGAGTTGGAGAACCCCCTCATAGCATCAGAATTGGGGGCCAAGAAGGTGGAAAAGTTTTACGGTAAGCTACCAAGTTCTTCTACCTATCTTTGTATAATGATAGGGTTATTTACTGTATCGGTGGATCACATGTTATAATGTGGAAAATGAACAATGGGTTTACTCTGGAACTTGCAGTGTATATAGGAATCTACGCACAATATTTACTAGATTTCCATTATTTTATCAATTCTTTCATGCATTTAATATATATATGGGCTGTTCACTGTTACACTATGCTGTGATCTTTGAATACAGTTAATTCTTTGTCATGTTGTATTGACAAAAACAAGTTGTGATTACATCAGCCTGGACTCAGGCGAATTAGTTTAGGTAATGTGCTGTTACATGCATTGTTGGCCTTTTAatagaaacaaacaaacgaTTAGGCCTGCAGTGCATATTATAGTGTTGCTAACcggattttattatttataagaCTATTAAGCTGTAAATAACCCATTCAATATTTAATTCAGAGAAAACAATAATTGGGCCTGCTTAAAATGATTTCATgattcttattttttttgttttgcacaacaaacaaataaattctCATGCTGCATAAAGATTCCTTTGTTTCCCTCAAATGTCATATGTGCGGCAGAGGCTGTAATCAGTAAACACACTGGGCTCTGTTGCTGGTCAGAAGGTGTGCTCTTTAAAATAGGTTCCGGTTTTGCCCCATCCTATCTGCTCTGAGGTTCATAGGTCACTGGTGCCTCATGTTTATAAACACTGTCTTGTCGGCAGCCGTGAAGTAGGCTTGTAATCACACTTACTGTCTGCAACCTAGAGCCAGAACACCATCACACACTTCCTTGGCCAAACTCAATTTCACACACCACTCATTCAAGAAAGGGACACGGTGGTAAGTAGTTTCGCTTCCAATTTCTACGGGTTAGTTTAAATGAGAATGAAGCCACTCTCAAGTGATCGACTGTGTCTCATAGATTTTATTGGCTGGGTTTTTCAGATGTTTGCCACTGTTATGAGGTCTTTGTAAGGTGTGGAATTGCACTAGACGGTTTATAACCTGAATGACTCGTTATAAAAGTTGGGCCTCTTGTggctgttttcattttattttcacagtaaAGTTGTGCAGAAATTACAGTCAGATTAATAATCCTTGTCGGAATTTTTGACCAAAAGTATTCCTTTATATGATAATACTTTCCCTGACACTTTAAAATAGagataataaatacaatttctGCAGTGGCTCTTGATCTTGTTATGCAGGGATGAGGAAGTCCATAATGAGCTAATAGTTATTATCTGATAAGCTCTGATCTCGTCTGCATGATGATCAAGGCTTTGAAGAATACACAAGGGCTCTGTTTCAACAGAGTTGAATCACTGAATTTTCAGAGGGGTTGCTTTGTAAAATGTTTTAGTGGGATGGATATTTTGCGGTAAAGGTGGATTTTCCCGTGAGCTTTGAATTCTGTCCACACTGGCCTGTGAAGTTATTTACTGCCCATTGAAAGTCCGTCACCACCTTGAaatctatttcatttttaactGAGGCTCTTGTGTAATATCATCTCGCACCCATTTTCCATATCCTCTCCTCACAGTTTGTCTAAATGCCAATTCTTGTTTCCTGTGGTTAGCCAAAAGCAATCAATGTTGTTAAACTCTATTTCTGTTTAATTTTGGTGGTGTTGCATCCACAAGCCAATGCTCAATCTGTTGTTGCCAGCCTTGACAACTGTGAAGAGGATCTATCACCCCCTTTGTTTTCAGCTTTTCGCTCAGTATCTGTGGTCTGTATGACAGTGGTTGTATTCCCTTATGATACACGTAAATCCAGTATACACCTCGCTAACAAGCTCGCTGCCAAAGAGAAACAAGGCCTGTGTTTGTGCGCCTGGTCTCTGCGCTACGTTACTATTACCAAGCAGTATTTCTaaccctgaccccccccccccccccccccccccgttgtCCCCCACCCAACCACCCACGGGCTTCTCAGGAGACCATATGAGGATCATTTGACTGGAATGGTATTGCTGCTTCTGGCTTTTTAGAGTGAGGGAAAAACAAGCAATTTGTTACACAAttctcagtggagagtttatTGTGTTCCAGAAGGCTTCCTATTCcagttgttatttttattagatCTGTTGCTCTGAGCGAAAGCTAGCAGCTAGGCGATATGAATGTTGAATGTACACTTGTACAGTGATGTGCACACTGTCTTAAGTCTTACACTGTCTCCTTTTAATTGTATGAGAGGTACTGCTGACGCTCTGACATATCAATACACACTGTTACAATGTAAGTTGTCGATATGTCTCTTCACCattgccaccaagacaaattcctgcacattcaatcaatcactttatgaataaagtgattcaaaTTCTGATATTGtaaaggttttatttttctgaGATTTTGTTTCCTGTTTTTACAGGGGACCAGAAGTGAGGGGACAATGCGAGTCCACGTGCACACAAAGTTCTGCCTCCTATGTGTGCTCACCTTCCTCTTCCATCAGTGCAGCCACTGCCATGAAGAAGGACACGACAAGCACAGCGGGCATCGCCATGGCGACCACGACCACGCCCACAGCGACCTGCAGATTTCCCAGGTTCCATACATGAGAGGATCCACTCCGTCCCCAGGGTCCAAGAGCCCCACAGGAGAAGTGCTAGAGGTGGAGCAGCGCTTTTACCTCCAGCAACTGTTCAGGCGCTATGGCCAGAAGGACCGGCTGGACTTCCAGGGCTTTCAGAGTCTGCTGTTCAGCCTGGGCCTGGGCGAGGTGAAGGTGGTAAGCATGGAGCACGAGGATCTGGGCCATGACCATGTAGCCCACCTCGACCTGCTGGAAGTACAGGAGGGGCTTCACTCGCATTCACCCACCAATGAAGGCCACGGCCATGGGCATGGCCACGGCCATGGGCATCCACACCAGAAGCCCACTTCTCACCACCCACACTCAGAACAAGGCCCCACACAGTGCAGCCAGCAGACTACTGTTGTCAGTCCAACTGCTGGTCCTCTGATGGAACATGACCATAAACATGATCATGATCATCATGACCATGATCATGGGCATGATGCAGACCATAACCATGGTGATGCCAAGGTAGAGGACAATGACCATAAACATTCTAATGGACAGGTGCAGGACAATGACCACACACACGGTCACGACCAGGATCATGCACATGACAAAGAGCACAAACATGAGCAGGACCAGCTGCCTGCCAACCACGAGGACCTCTCCTCTCAACCTCATGTTGACCATGACCACAAGCATCATGACCACAGTGATCATGACCATGATCATGACCATGATCATGACCATGATCATGACCATAAGCATCCCCATCAAACACAAACCAGCACAGACATTCCCCCCACCCACCAGGAGCAGCCATCCTCAGCCCAAGAGGAGCCATCACAGGCCCCGCGGGAGCAGCGAACAGAGGCTGCCACCCCAGAGGCAGCAGCTCCAGCCTCAGATGTTTCCAGCACCAAACCCTCTGCTGCCCCTACAGTCCTCACAGATAGCAGGCCCAAGAGGCCGAGAAAACCAGCCAGGGCGAGGGGGCAGCGAGGGCGAAACAAAACCCCTTCTCCCCTCACACCTCCGTCTGTGGACCATGACCATGACACCCATGACCATGAACATGACCATGAACACGAACACAGTCATGACCATGATCACGGACATGGTCACAGCCATTCCCATAAAGATAAGAGAGAGGCACCAGGAGGGCCTCCCGCTCCCACCTTGCCAGCTCCCGTCCTGCCTGGACATCCAGAGGGCATTTCTCACCAGCATGAGGAGGTAGGTCTCCATCTCTTGACTCAGTGATGTGAGCTTTCACAATGCAAGCACTACTACAAGAAGCTGCCAAGTGGTATGATCTAGGCAACACTTTCAAATGTGAACAAATTCATAAAACCAGCACAATTATCTGATAAGGGAGAAGAACATCAGTTATTTGTGTTGTCAGTTGATAATTCAAATGTCAGGTTAATTACCTGAGTAATAGTAAAAGTTAGATTACTTGTCAGTAAGCTAGGTAGCTGATAGTCCTCATAAATCCTTAGATTTCACACTTTGATGTCAGATTTTCTGTGTCATGCTGACTGACTTCCATTCATTCTGATCATCACAATTTCGGTTAAATGTAGAGGACACCCTTTTCATAAACAAAACTAGCAGTACTAATAGTCATTAACTAGCAGTACTAATGGTaatatcattctgttcttaaAACAAAAGCACTGAAATCTTTTTCATTTGCTTACAGAGGGGCTTGGTAAGCAATCATTAATATAGGCTTCTAAAAAAATCCTGAACTGTCCCTTTAATCATATTGTTTTTGATGTCATGGGATTGGTAATTTTGGTTTATGTCAAATGTTTTGTGATCGGTGATTTCTTCCATTCatactctcttcttctcctcccagtGTCTGAACCTGACTCAGCTCCTCACCTACTACGGCCTGAGTCCTGACTCGCCCATCTCCCCCAGCCAGTTCACCTATCTGTGTCCTGCCCTGCTGTACCAGATAGACAGCCGTGTCTGCATCCGCCACTACCACCAGATGGATGTGGAGCAGGAATCCTTGGAGCCTGTCAACTCCGGTAAGAGCCAAATACCTTATAGATCCAGTCCATTTACACTGATAAGACTTTCCATATAGAATGGAACAAATGATAGTTAGTTTGAGAGAAAGTGTCACTAATTGGAGCTCTTCAACTGTGGTAAGGGCCCAGTCTCCAGTACTGAAGACCCCATTGATGAATGGCAATGGTGTATAGCCTATTTATTAAGTGTGGATTTCTATTCAAGTGTCATGCTCTGTATAGTCCCAGCCCACATAGTTTGACCAGACTTTTCACATTTCCTATGGATTGTAAGGAACAATAGCTCATTCCAGAGCAAAGTGACACTAATATCTTCACTCTTCAATGGGTCTATTGACACATTGTTTGATCTCATCACTGATATTTTGGCAGTGCAGCACAATGggttttatttgcacagtggATGAAGTCGCAGCCCCTTTACATCCATCAGTAAACAATCACAGCTAGAACACAATCAACCCTGCATGGTGTTTGTTCAGCAGATCCTGTCCTGCCTGGCAAGTCATTGTTTTCGaatcaaaatctaaataaaGGAGAATAACACCCAATTTACAGATTCCAATATTCTATTCCTCTGGCCTCGAacagttcagtcaatatttgGGAACACAagaaataacagtaataatagctttatttgtatagcatcaTTCATACAATGTGTAGCTCAAATAACCAAATGACGGAAGGTGGAAGAAGGAAAACACAAAATCCCTAGGAAGGATACACATTAAAATTACTCTAAAACCAACATGCACAGTGAAAAAAATGGGTTtatcacagagaaagagatcaaCAATAAGCTATTGTTTATATCTGCTGCCTTTGGCCACAGAAACAACTGTCTTCATAATCGAGAAAACCACAGGGCCATCACCATAAACCATTGGTTGCATAATGCGATGCTATCAGGATGTATAACTTGGAGCTCCTCTCTTGGGGATGAATGGCAGACTGGCTTTATGACATCATAATAGAATGTTTATTTGAGCTAACCAAGCTTCATTTTATAGTAGTGATAATTGAagtgaaccagaaaatgtacctTCATATTCCCCTGGGTCCGCCTATTATTTTTTGTTCCGTCTTTTCTCATTCTCAGTACCTTGATGTGGCAATAATCTGGGGGAGGATATAAACTCTTCTCTCATTTTCGGCTATCCAGAGTAGCAGTGAATACTCAGAGTACAAATTGAACTATCTAAGGgcatagggggaaaaaaaagaatattgaAAAGCAGTGCCATTTCCCTTTAAGTAAGTCGAGAACACATCTGAGACCCCAAGACCCAATGAGTAGGCCATTCTTGGTTACTAATTTCATGCTTCTTGCATTTCCACCCCACCAATGCATCATTAACTTTTatagacagatggagaaagCACAATCTGTGATAGCTCTGAGATTGTAAGACTGCAGACTCGTGATAGTTTTGTACTAGTTGTAAGGTCAGCGAACGAGCTACCTCTTGTGAGTTTTACAGTCACACTGTTGTCCGCAGCAGCAAAAGCTGTAGGACAGTCTCATGATTAGAATGGTGTAcagctgcacttcttttaaaccTTCATTTATCCAGAGAAAGGTCTTGcttcctgcttcacattcatacagttgcacACAATCAGTCCTGGAAACTGTCCAGTACAACtgcagtcttctgctgttgtaaCTGTCCACTGTCATAGCACTTGTGTACTTCACTGTGGTAGTATTATGTGTTGTTCTTAGTAATTGTCGTGTTTTGTCTGATGAGTGCCCCTCGTGGATAAATTAAGTTTATTGAATTAAattgttggccactgagcagctctgctGGAGCAATCTGTGCCTTGCTCATGAGTACCTTAaattgttgagggaggagacagCATTACTCATTTACTTAACCACTCATTTTCCTACCGGTCTGGAACTCAAACTGACAACTTGCatgtcacaagcccacttctctaacctttaagCTAGCACTGCCCCCAAATTTTAGGAAGTGGTTTTATACTAGCTACTGTAGCAGCCAGTTAGTGAGTTGACAAATGTATTGCTTATGTTTATTAAGTAAATCCTGATGCCATGGCAACAAGCTGacaatttggtgtgtgtgtgctcttttaTGGACCCAACATTTGCTGCATGCCaaagtaaaatcttaaaaaagaaaaagaatggaCAGTTTCAAATTGgcaatcttaaaaaaaaaaaaataaaaaaaataaaagatacagACAGGTACAGATTAGCAATAAAGTGTGAAGGTCAGTAGTAAGCCTCGGTCTGGGACCTTGGTATCCCTAGGTTTATGAGAATGCAAATTATGAAATCACAATGTTTTTAAGTTAATGAGTTCCTGGTCATGAAATCCTCATAAACCCATAAAAGTCGAAGACTCGCTACAAATCAAAGCAGTACCAGTAACCACAATTTTTGCACACAAGGTATTTAGCAAAAATAGCAAGCCATAGAAAAGGCCCTTAACCTTAGGGCAGCATTTTCCTAAGATTTATGTCTATGGtgctgtgtagctcagtgggtagagcatgtAACTAGCCAAGAATAGATACACACGGCCATCTGGCTTCTGGGGTATTGGCTGGGGTACGACTGCCCAATGACACTCATTATCCGAATATGCTATTCGGATAATGATCAATCTCATCACGCcctttgcatttacacctggtatttatATGTGTTCTCATGGTCTGCACTCTGTCCGTATTGTGATCAGGTATCATTTTTCACTTGCACTATGCAAAACAGGCAAGTAGGTGGGGAGGTGGCATTGTCAACGACAACAAACATGTGGGTATAGGGTCATTACACGTGATACTATACAGCCtgtatttacttttcatttgaggCAGAAAGGGTCATCTTTTACGACTCTTCCTTAGGAGGCAACAGATACGACGACGGTTGTTTCGCCGCAATAGTGTTTACAGCTGCTGTGAGTGCTAGTTCAGTTCACTATGGATAAGGGAAAGGATGTGATGACACGTGGGAGTGGATCGTGCTGGAGTCTTTAGGTGCTGCTGAGGGGATAGCAAAGTTCAGAGTGAGTCATGATGTTTCTACCCCGTGGGCGGTACTGTCTCACAAATGTGAACACACTAAACagattgcatttacacctggccgAGTCTGGCTGAGATCCGAACAACCACCTCCGGAGTTGTTCTGGCAGATCTGATCACATTCTGATCGCAATGCGTTCTGTGTATGTTTACACCTTATCCACTTACACATATCCAGATAAGTTATCCAGGTACAGattgcattttaataccaggcGTAAATGGGGTCTAACTAACTTGCTTTGCTGCCAGTCTGTCTTCATGCATCACATTGTATCTTCATGAGCATCAAAGTCAGTCGTGGAGAGGATCAAATAAGTAAAAGTCGTCAATCTTAACGTCATGACACGctaacaataatataataatataacatataacatatataacataacataatataacatataataataacaaatataaATGCTTAGATTTGGTTTACCACTATTTTAAAAATGCGTAATTTGGATGAGAATATCATCCCATGTTATTTTTTACCCCGCCCCACGTCTCCATGTGTATCTACAGGGGTTTAATTCCAACTGGGACACtaaacatgtactgtatgcactGTAATGTCAGGCAGTTTTTGATAAAAGCAATTGTTTCCATTTTAAGTTTGTAGTGATATCTTAATTTAATTTTATCTGTGTTCTTTTATCCTACCAAATTAGACACGACAAAGCACATGGTGCATGGTAAACTCAATGGGGCGTTTTGGTTTTGTATCCCTCCAGACTCCTGCTCATTAATAGATTACACTCCAAAGCTTTGCACCAATGTTTTGAATAATGCTGTCAAACCAGCAGACATTGAAGTTCCAGCGTGAGAATAGAGGAATTCTCTGACTGTACGCCCTCTTAAATCTTTAATtattaaacacacactcccctccaGAGACACCAGCATCACGTGCTTCAGGCAGCAGTGTGCCGCCACTGAAGACGGCAATAAAACTGCTGATGACAATGAGGAAGAAGGCACGAAAAAGTCAAAAGGGCAGAAATGACTCCTCATTAGTGGAGAACTGGAGGCGCTGCATGCTCTGCCACGGTGCGCCAAGACACAACCATGGGCGTACCACACGCCGAGGAGCTACCTCTCATTTACCTCCCGTCGACATCCATGGGGGAGCTCAGAAAATTGCAGCGTGTTTCTCTCTGGTCCCCACTCCCCTCTCTTTTTGCACCCTGCCAATTAGGACAGCCTAAGCGACACCCTGGGCCATTTTTCCGAGCCATGGCTCACAGGAGACGCGTAATTGGAGAGAAGATACAGACCAGTgggtctcctctctcctgctcccttaTCACGCCCACCCCCCTCCCAATACCCcacttctccacacacacacacacacacacacacacacacacacataaaaacccTGCACTCGGGTAGAGGTAATGAGATAGAGAAGTAGATGAGCTACGTAAGTGTGAAGGACCTGCGGTGATGTACTGTCTTGCTGATTTACAGTTGCCTCTCAGGGTTACAGGGTGTTCTGCCTGGTGCGACAAATAAGAAAGCACTCGGCTGTAGCACCCTTACTTTTGTAAGGCACATTGAAAAATGGTGGTAACAATAGAATGATGAGAAAATGAGGGTTGTTCAGAGACATTTTCAACTATGATGAGAAAATGAATTCAGTTTGTCCAATTGGTCCTTGGTAGTGATGATACTCTCCAAAAATTATGAATTGAGGCTTTGTGACCAGAGAAGAGACTATAATCATGGGTTTGGTCAGTAGGTCTGCATTTATCTAAGACCTTTTTTGTATTTGCATACTTTTGTGCAGTGTGGTCATCTGACACtaagtaaccccccccccccccccccccccccaaactcaAAAGAAAGAGGGTATAGGTCGTTTTTACTGCCCTGTGGAATGTGGGGTATGTGCTTTAATGTGGGTCATTAAAGAGAATTACATCTGATGTGAAGACACTAAACCCGGGACCACACACTGGGTTCCCTAATGCTCATCAGGGTCTTCTCTGTGCCTCGGCCTAATAGTATGAAAATAGGTTTTTATTAGGAAAGCATAGTCCAAGTCATGGAATCTCGCACACTAATAATAGCTATTGTTAAATTTTGACCCAGCTGTGCCAGTCACTGACTCTGCTTCACACTCAGGACAACACAAATTATACTGGATGCATACAAGGAAATAAACTGTTCACAATCTTCTTAAGACTCTACCTGGCTCTCCATTGAAGAGAAGCTCTCGACTAAGAAATGTTGTTGTTAGGGAGATGTGTACAACCTTGCTGATGCCCCTGCTTTTTGTTGTGGCCGTAGAGGGCACATGTTAACCTGTCGCAGAGTCGGGGTTAGCAGGCAGGCTTCCCAAAAGCTAATGGCTAATGGCTGTGTAATTAGCACTTAAGCATCAGGCTCTGCCTCTTTCGTTCGGATATTTCCCCTGGGAGGAACTCCAGCC
This genomic window contains:
- the slc39a10 gene encoding zinc transporter ZIP10 yields the protein MRVHVHTKFCLLCVLTFLFHQCSHCHEEGHDKHSGHRHGDHDHAHSDLQISQVPYMRGSTPSPGSKSPTGEVLEVEQRFYLQQLFRRYGQKDRLDFQGFQSLLFSLGLGEVKVVSMEHEDLGHDHVAHLDLLEVQEGLHSHSPTNEGHGHGHGHGHGHPHQKPTSHHPHSEQGPTQCSQQTTVVSPTAGPLMEHDHKHDHDHHDHDHGHDADHNHGDAKVEDNDHKHSNGQVQDNDHTHGHDQDHAHDKEHKHEQDQLPANHEDLSSQPHVDHDHKHHDHSDHDHDHDHDHDHDHDHKHPHQTQTSTDIPPTHQEQPSSAQEEPSQAPREQRTEAATPEAAAPASDVSSTKPSAAPTVLTDSRPKRPRKPARARGQRGRNKTPSPLTPPSVDHDHDTHDHEHDHEHEHSHDHDHGHGHSHSHKDKREAPGGPPAPTLPAPVLPGHPEGISHQHEECLNLTQLLTYYGLSPDSPISPSQFTYLCPALLYQIDSRVCIRHYHQMDVEQESLEPVNSAWVWVWGFVSITIISLLSLLGVVLVPILKQSCFKFLLTFLVALAVGTLSGDALLHLLPHSQGQHDHSQDGENQEEDLLIAFDGVWKGLTALAGIYLLFIIEHCIGMFKHYKDQRGTKKLNEEGKIGRKLSDHKLNRRSDAEWLHLKPLSEGPDSMAISCDNGHNDTQLTELQTPDSPTNKTPLAPADPQHDQQSPTKENGRKAKKHGHGHGHSHGHGHSHGGNCHSDQEMKDAGIASIAWMVIMGDGMHNFSDGLAIGAAFSANITGGISTSVAVFCHELPHELGDFAVLLKAGMSVKQAIVYNLLSALMAYVGMLIGTAVGQYTHNVTSWIFAITAGMFLYVALVDMLPEMLHGDSEEHKRCQLGHFVLQNLGLLTGFGIMLLIAIFEDRIVLDFGF